Proteins encoded within one genomic window of Nonomuraea gerenzanensis:
- a CDS encoding sensor histidine kinase yields MNDRAKAGTGSAPPAGTRRAGAPRGASRPAAHGLFRRLVTINGLVFATGTLVLAVSPATVSAPVVWAEVPVLLVGLAVMLAANALLLRRSLAPLDALTTLMQRVDLLRTGDRLADSGNSDLTHLIGTFNAMLDRLEAERSASSAHALAAQEGERQRIARELHDEIGQSLTVVLLGLKRVVDRAPADLKEDLHGVQETVRASLDEVRQVARRLRPGVLEDLGLHAALSALATDVSRMSGVKVTRDLQHDLPALGADVELVLYRIAQESLTNIARHAGAARAELSLAAEDGHLVLRITDDGRGGALQDGAGIRGMRERALLIGARLSVDSPPGEGTRVSLVIPSQPRTDT; encoded by the coding sequence ATGAACGATCGGGCGAAGGCCGGTACGGGCAGTGCGCCGCCGGCCGGGACGCGTCGCGCGGGCGCGCCGCGCGGCGCGTCCCGGCCGGCGGCTCACGGCCTGTTCCGGCGGCTGGTCACGATCAACGGGCTGGTGTTCGCGACCGGCACGCTCGTGCTCGCCGTCTCCCCCGCCACCGTCTCCGCCCCTGTCGTGTGGGCCGAGGTGCCGGTCCTGCTGGTGGGGCTGGCCGTGATGCTGGCCGCCAACGCGCTGCTGCTGCGCCGCAGCCTGGCGCCGCTGGACGCGCTGACCACCCTGATGCAGCGGGTGGACCTGCTGCGCACCGGCGACCGCCTGGCCGACAGCGGCAACAGCGACCTGACCCACCTGATCGGCACGTTCAACGCGATGCTGGACCGGCTGGAGGCCGAGCGCAGCGCCAGCAGCGCGCACGCGCTGGCCGCGCAGGAGGGCGAGCGGCAGCGCATCGCCCGCGAGCTGCACGACGAGATCGGCCAGAGCCTGACCGTGGTGCTGCTGGGTCTCAAGCGGGTGGTGGACCGCGCCCCCGCCGACCTCAAGGAGGACCTGCACGGCGTGCAGGAGACCGTACGGGCCAGCCTCGACGAGGTACGCCAGGTCGCCCGCCGCCTGCGCCCCGGCGTGCTGGAGGACCTCGGGCTGCACGCCGCACTCAGCGCCCTGGCCACGGACGTCTCCCGGATGAGCGGCGTCAAGGTGACCCGCGACCTCCAGCACGACCTGCCGGCCCTGGGCGCCGACGTCGAGCTCGTCCTCTACCGGATCGCGCAGGAGAGCCTGACCAACATCGCCAGGCACGCCGGGGCCGCCCGCGCCGAGCTGTCGCTGGCGGCCGAGGACGGCCACCTGGTCCTGCGCATCACCGACGACGGCCGGGGCGGCGCGCTCCAGGACGGCGCGGGGATCCGCGGCATGCGCGAGCGCGCGCTGCTCATCGGCGCCCGTCTGAGCGTGGACTCACCGCCGGGCGAGGGCACCCGCGTCAGCCTCGTCATCCCATCGCAGCCAAGGACGGACACGTGA
- the nrfD gene encoding NrfD/PsrC family molybdoenzyme membrane anchor subunit, whose amino-acid sequence MDEVQHFAGPPDWLWYILFYFFLAGLSGGSYVLATLLRFRAAPGDEPMARIGYYLAFPPMLVSPLLLALDLGQPLRFWHMLVNTTPGHLGLNFKHWSPMSIGSWALVVFGAITTVSFAAALVRDGKVRLPLVVRLDGRVFNVVGSLFGLFVAGYTGVLLSVSNQPVWSDTFALGGLFLASGLAGAAALMVLLARYRPEARPSTPMLSVSERLYSLLELALIVVFALTLIAAGTQEIVFGLPWLLLWVVALAGLLPGLYGLATERLSAGTAVAMRYSVVLPLLVLAGVLALRAAIIFSVQV is encoded by the coding sequence ATGGATGAGGTGCAGCACTTCGCCGGCCCGCCGGACTGGCTGTGGTACATCCTGTTCTACTTCTTCCTCGCGGGCCTGTCCGGCGGCTCGTACGTGCTGGCCACCCTGCTCAGGTTCCGTGCCGCGCCGGGCGACGAGCCGATGGCCAGGATCGGCTACTACCTCGCGTTCCCGCCGATGCTCGTCTCGCCGCTGCTGCTGGCGCTGGATCTCGGGCAGCCGCTGCGGTTCTGGCACATGCTGGTCAACACCACCCCCGGCCACTTGGGGCTGAACTTCAAGCACTGGTCGCCGATGTCGATCGGGTCGTGGGCGCTGGTCGTGTTCGGGGCGATCACCACCGTGTCGTTCGCGGCGGCGCTGGTCCGGGACGGCAAGGTGCGGCTGCCACTCGTCGTGCGGCTGGACGGCCGGGTGTTCAACGTGGTCGGGTCGCTGTTCGGGCTGTTCGTCGCCGGGTACACGGGCGTGCTGCTGTCGGTGTCGAACCAGCCGGTGTGGAGCGACACGTTCGCGCTCGGCGGGCTCTTCCTGGCCTCCGGGCTGGCGGGGGCGGCCGCGCTGATGGTGCTGCTGGCCCGCTACCGGCCGGAGGCGCGGCCGAGCACGCCCATGCTGTCGGTCTCCGAGCGGCTGTACTCGCTGCTGGAGCTGGCGCTGATCGTGGTGTTCGCGCTGACGCTGATCGCCGCGGGCACCCAGGAGATCGTCTTCGGGCTGCCGTGGCTGCTGCTGTGGGTGGTGGCGCTCGCCGGGCTGCTGCCCGGTCTGTACGGGCTGGCCACCGAGCGCCTGTCGGCCGGCACGGCGGTGGCGATGCGGTACTCGGTGGTGCTGCCGCTGCTGGTGCTGGCCGGGGTGCTCGCCCTGCGGGCGGCGATCATCTTCAGCGTGCAGGTGTGA
- a CDS encoding CBS domain-containing protein gives MEASNIAVNLPTVTAHDPVTKAVRIMALGRMPGLIVVDGRGRPSTVLPGTQVLRLAVPGAYQEDPALCRTIDEAHADLFWGELGDLTVGDCLPRRPDPPATVPLDATLLEVAALMARLRSPIVAVVGRDGALAGAITLERLLTCLALSGQDD, from the coding sequence GTGGAAGCCAGCAACATCGCCGTGAACCTGCCGACCGTGACCGCGCACGATCCCGTCACCAAGGCCGTGCGCATCATGGCGCTGGGCCGGATGCCCGGCCTGATCGTCGTGGACGGCAGGGGGCGGCCCTCGACCGTGCTCCCGGGCACGCAGGTGCTGCGGCTGGCGGTGCCGGGGGCGTACCAGGAGGACCCGGCGCTCTGCCGGACGATCGACGAGGCGCACGCCGACCTGTTCTGGGGTGAGCTGGGCGACCTGACGGTGGGCGACTGCCTGCCACGCAGGCCCGACCCGCCGGCGACCGTGCCGCTCGACGCGACCCTGCTGGAGGTGGCCGCGCTCATGGCCAGGCTGCGCAGCCCGATCGTCGCGGTCGTCGGCCGCGACGGCGCGCTCGCCGGGGCGATCACCCTGGAGCGGCTGCTGACCTGCCTGGCGCTCTCCGGTCAGGACGACTGA
- a CDS encoding ArsB/NhaD family transporter yields MSAFAALAIFLVAFYFIATEKADKVKVVLIAAGLMAVLGLIPGAGVFFSEHEGIDWNVIFLLFGMMVIVGVIKQTGVFDYLAIWAAKKSKGRPYRLMVMLMAITAIASPFLDNVTTIMLVAPVTIVVCNRLRIAAQPYLIAEVLASNIGGAATLIGDPPNIIIGSRAGLTFNDFLMHMAPIVVVIFAVFVLGARWLFASSFQYNAEHVAEVMALQERRAITDPRLLARCLVVLAAVVAGFGLHAVVHVEPSIVALVGAGVMLLVSRSNVSEVLREVEWPTLVFFMGLFVMVAGLVHTGVIAAIGTWALDTLGDNYFVAATALLFGSGALGAFFDNIPYVATTAPIVEGVVAAAPDPQTGQALWWAFALGADFGGNGTAVAASANVVALGIAARNGHKISFWQFTRYGIVVTVLSTVLAWLYVWMRYFT; encoded by the coding sequence ATGAGCGCCTTCGCCGCACTGGCGATCTTCCTGGTGGCCTTCTACTTCATCGCGACGGAGAAGGCCGACAAGGTCAAGGTGGTGCTGATCGCGGCCGGGCTGATGGCCGTGCTCGGCCTGATCCCCGGCGCCGGGGTGTTCTTCTCCGAGCACGAGGGCATCGACTGGAACGTCATCTTCCTGCTGTTCGGCATGATGGTCATCGTCGGCGTCATCAAGCAGACGGGCGTCTTCGACTACCTGGCCATCTGGGCCGCCAAGAAGTCGAAGGGGCGCCCGTACCGGCTGATGGTGATGCTGATGGCGATCACCGCCATCGCCTCGCCGTTCCTCGATAACGTCACCACGATCATGCTGGTCGCGCCCGTCACGATCGTGGTGTGCAACCGGCTGCGGATCGCCGCGCAGCCGTACCTGATCGCGGAGGTCCTCGCCTCGAACATCGGCGGCGCGGCCACCCTCATCGGCGACCCGCCCAACATCATTATCGGCAGCCGCGCCGGCCTGACCTTCAACGACTTCCTGATGCACATGGCGCCGATCGTGGTGGTCATCTTCGCCGTCTTCGTGCTGGGCGCCCGGTGGCTGTTCGCGAGCTCGTTCCAGTACAACGCCGAGCACGTGGCCGAGGTCATGGCACTGCAGGAGCGGCGGGCGATCACCGACCCGCGGCTGCTCGCGCGCTGCCTGGTGGTGCTGGCCGCGGTGGTGGCCGGGTTCGGGCTGCACGCGGTGGTGCACGTCGAGCCGTCGATCGTGGCGCTGGTGGGCGCGGGCGTGATGCTGCTGGTCTCCCGCTCGAACGTCTCCGAGGTGCTGCGCGAGGTCGAGTGGCCCACGCTGGTGTTCTTCATGGGCCTGTTCGTCATGGTCGCGGGGCTGGTGCACACCGGCGTGATCGCGGCGATCGGCACGTGGGCGCTGGACACGCTGGGCGACAACTACTTCGTGGCCGCGACGGCGCTGCTGTTCGGCTCCGGCGCGCTGGGCGCCTTCTTCGACAACATCCCGTACGTCGCCACGACCGCCCCCATCGTCGAGGGCGTGGTCGCCGCGGCCCCCGACCCGCAGACCGGGCAGGCGCTGTGGTGGGCCTTCGCCCTGGGCGCCGACTTCGGCGGCAACGGCACCGCGGTCGCGGCCAGCGCCAACGTGGTGGCCCTGGGCATCGCCGCGCGCAACGGCCACAAGATCAGCTTCTGGCAGTTCACCAGGTACGGGATCGTGGTCACCGTCCTGAGCACGGTGCTGGCCTGGCTGTACGTCTGGATGCGGTACTTCACCTGA
- a CDS encoding response regulator, translated as MNKTRILLADDHALVRQGLRLILDAEPDLQVVAEAADGAQAVAAACEDDVDLAILDIAMPRMTGLQAAREISRRAPGIRILILSMYDNEQYFFESLKVGASGYVLKSVADQDLLEACRATMRGEPFLYPGAVTALIRDYLQRDREGERMPESILTPREEEIVKLIAEGNSAKEIAETLVISVKTVDRHRANILQKLGMRDRLELTRYAIRAGLVEP; from the coding sequence GTGAACAAGACCCGGATCCTGCTGGCCGACGACCACGCGCTGGTCCGCCAGGGCCTGCGGCTGATCCTCGACGCCGAGCCCGACCTCCAGGTGGTCGCCGAGGCAGCCGACGGCGCGCAGGCCGTGGCCGCGGCCTGCGAGGACGACGTGGACCTGGCCATCCTCGACATCGCGATGCCCCGCATGACCGGCCTCCAGGCGGCCAGGGAGATCTCCAGGCGGGCGCCGGGCATCCGCATCCTGATCCTGTCGATGTACGACAACGAGCAGTACTTCTTCGAGTCACTCAAGGTCGGCGCGTCCGGCTACGTGCTCAAGTCCGTCGCCGACCAGGACCTGCTGGAGGCGTGCCGGGCCACCATGCGCGGCGAGCCGTTCCTCTACCCCGGCGCGGTCACCGCGCTCATCCGCGACTACCTGCAGCGGGACCGGGAGGGCGAGCGCATGCCGGAGAGCATACTGACGCCGCGCGAGGAGGAGATCGTCAAGCTGATCGCCGAGGGCAACTCGGCCAAGGAGATCGCCGAGACGCTCGTCATCAGCGTCAAGACCGTCGATCGCCACCGGGCCAACATCCTGCAGAAGCTCGGCATGCGCGACCGCCTGGAGCTGACCAGGTACGCCATCCGCGCCGGCCTCGTCGAGCCCTGA